TGCCGGGCTGCCGGCGATCGACAGCTTTCTGACCCTCGCCCGCGACTTCGCCAAGACCTGACGCGGCTGTCACGGAGCATTCATGTAAAATTCCAATGCGCGTTACGCAGGGAATTTAACCTTTCAATATGCCGCTTCGGCGCTGCGATGGAAGGATTGGCATGCTCGACGCGTTCTCGGCCCCCGGACAGTTCTGGCGTGGCAACCTGCACGGCCATTCCACCATGAGCGACGGGCGGATCGGCCCCGAAGAGGCCTGCGCGGCCTATCGCGACGCGGGCTACGACTTTACCTGCCTGACCGATCATTTCCGCCCGAAATACGATTACCCGGTCACCGACACGCGCCCGTTCCGCAGCGAGGGTTTCACCACGATCCTCGGCGCCGAACTGCACGCGCCCGAAACCTCGCGCGGGGTGGACTGGCACATCCTCGCCGTCGGCCTGCCACCCGATTTCGCACGCCCCACCGAGACCGAGAGCGGGCCGCAACTCGCCCGGCGTGCCCGCGCTGCCGGCGCCTTCGTCGCCATCGCGCACCCCCACTGGTACCAGCTTCAGCCCGAGGACGGTGTGGCACTCGATGCCGCGCAGGCGGTCGAGGTCTACAACCACACAAGCTTCGTCCACACCGACCGCGGCGACGGGGCGGTGTTTCTCGACACGATGCTGAGCCGCGGCCTGCGCCTGAACGCCATCGCCGTCGATGACAGCCACTGGAAGAACGGCGACGCGTTCGGCGGCTGGGTCATGGTCAAGTCCAAAACACTCGATCCCGACGCGCTGCTCGCCGCGCTCCATGACGGGCATTACTACGCCAGCCAGGGCCCCGAGATCCACGCCATCACCCGCGAGGGCGACGAGATCGCGATCAGCTGCTCGCCTGCTTCCGCGATCATCCTTGTCGGCGACGTCAGCGAAAGCGCCCGCGCCCACGGCACCAACCTGACCCGCGCCCGCCTGCCGCTGGAGCGCTTCAAGGGCGGCTGGTGCCGCGCCGTCTTGGTCGACGCACTGGGCCGCCGCGCCTGGTCAAATCCGCTCTGGCCCTGACCCCATACTGCCACTGGGAGAAACCCAATGAAGACCTTCCTTGCAACCACCGCCCTTGCGCTGACGCTGGCCGGCACGGCCACCGCGCAGGAGTTGCGCATCGGCCTGTCGA
The genomic region above belongs to Rhodovulum sp. P5 and contains:
- a CDS encoding CehA/McbA family metallohydrolase encodes the protein MLDAFSAPGQFWRGNLHGHSTMSDGRIGPEEACAAYRDAGYDFTCLTDHFRPKYDYPVTDTRPFRSEGFTTILGAELHAPETSRGVDWHILAVGLPPDFARPTETESGPQLARRARAAGAFVAIAHPHWYQLQPEDGVALDAAQAVEVYNHTSFVHTDRGDGAVFLDTMLSRGLRLNAIAVDDSHWKNGDAFGGWVMVKSKTLDPDALLAALHDGHYYASQGPEIHAITREGDEIAISCSPASAIILVGDVSESARAHGTNLTRARLPLERFKGGWCRAVLVDALGRRAWSNPLWP